GCAGCTATGGATGAGGAATTTGTTACTTTAATAATGCATAAAATCTGGACACTGGTCTCTACCACAGTCACTGTCCAACCAAGTGGGTGCAAGTGGGTGTTTAGAGTGAAAAGACAATTGATGGCAAGGTGCAAAAGTACAAAGTGTGGTTGGTAGCTAAGGGCTTTCACTAGAGAGCAGGGCTGGACTATAATCAGGTTTTCAATCCCGTAGCCAAACCTGCTACAGTTTGAACTATTATATCTGTTGCCATAATAAGTGGCTGGAAAGTCTGATAGTTCAACTTCAACAACGCATTCCTCAATAGAGATTTGCACGAACAAGTCCATATGGTGCAACCGAAAGGCTATGAATTCCTCAATGGCTAAGAGTTCAAGAAGCATCTAGAGTCAAGTCCGTTAGCTAAGTTTTTTTTTTCGATGGTTAGGTTACAAACTTGACCCGAAATGGAGAGAAAATACACAAAACAAATCCTACATCTCAGTCGTATCCCCTTCGACATTGCCATCAAGGATAATGATCAAGAATAGGACATCACtactaatataaaaaatatcCGGAATAAAAGAAAATCACACCTAATATAAGGTCTAACATCAAATCAAAAAGAAAGTTCTCCCACTAACTACTAGAGCTACAATAACTCTTGCTAAGTTGTCTCTACCTTTTATTGCATTATTCTGTCTCCAGCATCGTATATAAAGCCACATCTCTATAATCATTGCCACAGTTGCACACGTATATCATTTTGGTGATCATGCGGCTTCTCATTAGCACCACAAGACTTTGCTACTCTCGTTCTATTTATTGACTATTTTTCTCCAATTGTTAATGAATTTGAACTCCTTGTGTGAAGCATATTGAATCTTGATATTATTGAAACTTTGCAGAAAATttttcactttatttctttcaaaaTTCATCCTCCAATAGTTATTACCTTGTCCTTTGGCCCATCTCACTAAGACTGCGTCATTGGTTTTGAAGACCACCCGCTCTACAGCTGCACTATACTGTTCCAGCAAGAATTGGACGAATGTTTCAATACACTCCGCTAAAGCATTGACTCTAGAATCTGCATTCAAAAACTCacataaaaaaaagtttataGTGATTAGTGCTATGCTGAGCTGGCATCAATTAGTTGTAACTAACTTAGTATATAAGTAGCTTACGGTTTAATTTTTGTAATAATAAATAATCACTTCACACTCTTCTCTCAATTACTTTGTATAGCTCTTAGTTCTCTCTAGCTCTCTTTCTCTCGTTCTCAATTCTCACTAATCTCGAATATCTTTAAGTCTcatcatattttttttctatttgcaTGCAGTGGCGGAGCTTAACTAAGACAATGGGGGTTATTGCCTccccaaattttttataaaaaaaattagtaataattCTTCAAAAAATAAAGAATAGTTCATTTGGCTTAAATGCTTTATTATAACTTAAAGTATCCAGGTTCAATTCCTATCTCATGCTTTTATTGCATAATAATTTTTAGAGAGTCAGCGTTTGTTGACTTCACAACACatcaaaattaaaagatcaaatcaaataaaaaattttgtctttgagttcaaatataaaaaattagatattttttatttatttaatttaatattatttttatgaagCGTTTGTGGATGGCATGAACTTTGAGAACTGTGACTTGTGAGGATGAACTGAAGGTTGAGGAATGATGAAAGAAAATTGGAAATTGGACCACCATTTTGGGGAAAAGAATTCTCTCAACTTCTCAAGTTTATATcaataaaaactttttttttttacatattgtTTTTTGTTACACTTAAATTTTACATGTTATGATATTCACTTTATAAATTCCATTGGGAAAAAAATTGAAGTGATTCATTCTATTAGTTGCTACTCCTATAAGCTCGGGTGGGGCAAGAGCATATTACCACCAATATTTGATAATCATCATAATAATGTCGGTGTCTCTTTGACATCAACCGATTAAAAGGTTATTAAAATAAAGTATGATTATTGATAATGTAACATTataaaagtatttataaatattttttcaatataatataaaataaaataataaatattaatatattaacaTCTTTAAACATAATTAATTTAAGGGTGTTTCTTAAGATGATCTAATCAGAGACGTAGATTACTTTTTaaggaatttatttttaataatgatTCATTTAAAGAGTTTATACATTAAGTCCTTAAGTTAATATCACagcaaaatttaatttatataatttacaaataattttttaatctcTTCTCTAATTTAATCTATATTTACAAAAATTATCCTAATTTGCTTTTAgcgttagattttaaatttagttTTGATACATTCACAGTATAAATAGTTTTACACAGTTATTTAATTATGTCCCATTCGTTTAGATAGTCATTCACAGGTTAATTgttaaaaataactatttttgctatataatattatatttacaaatatttttttatattactagtatattataattaaatttattattgttttcaactactttattatttcattaatttaaaaaaaatattaaaacagaTTAAGTGCTTGTTTGGGCGCTATTATCTatagaaaagatcttttttattttttaagtgtttggcaaatttctagtagtaaaagtaaaagcactagaaaaataaaaaaaaaacatattttttgagaagttataatttacatatttttttaaaagatctttttctcttaaaaaaaagatgttttttatataataaataaacaaaaaaatatttttatattgttatatccaaacataattaataaataaaaaaatttttttacatgagatatccaaatataaaattacttttacttattCAAATGAGATATATGAAAATTTAAAGTGAAATTATGAGAGTTTATTTAGATGGTAAAAAAATTGAAGGACATAAAGCCAAACTAGATTGGATGGCTCCTTGGAATCTAAGTATCTAACCTAACCTAACCTAAGTCTGAAGTTTGAAGTGGGTGAAGTgtgtagttattattattattgctgaAAGTAAAAGAGTTGGACAGTTGAAAGCAGAAGGGTTTCGAGATACACATTACACAGTGCACTTTATTATTACTGTTGAAACCGGAATCACAAAGACTTCACTTTTTAGTGGATCATGAaacttcttctctctctctctcactctttcATTAGTGGACCCCTACCTCATTGTTGAAATTGAATTCTTCAACCCTTAACAAACCATTCATTTTTGTCATTTTATCCATACTATtaaatgcttttttttttctttttttttttacaattgtgTCTTGATAAAGTTTAATATGTCCTTACGATAATCTATTTTATTTAACTAGAATTTAGGTTTAAGGAAGCTTCGTAAATCGTAATTATATTTGGGTTTATTCAAAGTTTGTCATGAATTTTACTATTGATAGAcaatctaattaattaaaaattggttttattattattgaatttcttgtttattttttattttttaatccataaaaatttaatttgttaaagatagaaaaaaaattaaatatggaAGCTAACACTTATTTGTgtcatttgaattttgaattNNacatgaaatttttttttttctttatgaattaatatcttttaaagaaaaaaagttgataataaaataataaaataaaaaattaattattcttaaattaagataataagacacatattttataaaaaagataaaattaacaataattaatCCTTCACTTATTTACTTTATTAATTTTTTCGCTCTAGATGATCTAAACTAACAAAGGAGACATGATTATAAATTGTCATATTAGCAAGGGTAagatattattcttattttttcatAATCATTTGTTTTAACGTTTACATTATTTTAATTCTGAATTTAGAGAATCTTATGATTAATAACAAATCACAAACAACTTGGCTAGAAGTGAAGTGAGGAATCTCTTGAACAGACATGCATGTGAGACACAGACACTGGCCAGAATGTTTAAAATCTGATCAAATTTTCAGTGATGACGATTGAGAAGTGAGAACTGGTAAACGTTTTCAAACTGAAACCAAAGCATTCATCATCAGCCTTTTTGAGCTTATACATTGGCTCTGCTGAGTACTGATCATATTATATTCTAAAAAattgcataataataataataataataataataataataataataataataataataataataatataaacacTATATAACTACAGTTTTATAAACAATTTGACCAACAAGCATCTAATACAAGTTTGTGTGACCTACTAAAAGTACATGAGCTTCACAAACTTATATTAGAGGATTATTACTTGTAGTGATTGTTAATTAtaattttgtattaaaaaaaatgaatcacAAATATAAAACCCATCTGGAACCACTTGAAGAGTTGAAGTTCATGCATCATCCATTCAAATAGGGATAACAATTTACAAAAGAAGAAAGTGCCAAAAGTGAACAGTGTTATATTTTTCTGTATGATATTCATCATCACACTGTTTTATTAGCGATGAAGCAGCCAGACATGCTTTTTCCATGTGTCTGTCTCACACTGTCCCTTCTAAGGTTGAGTGTATCAGAATGAATGCAGTGTTCAAATTTCAAGATTCTTATTCAGACATTGAGCTGCGCGCAATGCCAAAAATAGGaccatgaaatttttttttcccgCCATTTGTATATTGGATTAATAGAAACTTCCACCACGTGTGAAAACGGTTGTTTGTGTATAATTCTTTCggtttaaaatttatcttttttataattatttgcaGATTTTGcacattaattatttatttgaataattaaataatattaaaggtAATTTAATAAGGAGTGATTCTACTATAATAGGGGTGGCAATGGTAGATTAGGGTAAGGTTTGGAGCCAATCCTAACCCTATCCGtgagttgagatttttatataaactcaactaTACTCTATCAGCGAAttgagaatatctcaaccctaaTCATACCCGAACGAAAATCATACCCGCATCCTATTCTATCCGCTGCGGATCGGGTTGACAACCCTACCCGACCGGGTGGGGTCGAGTTGGATACCCACGGATAtggtacatattgccacccctatACTATaatacaatttaaaatttttcattatttaacgtttctcaattttttaatttacagaaatatcttaaattaaacaGTTATTTAATTCCTCAGATGCTTTGCAACTTTTTCATGTCTCCTATTACCCTTTAATTGTGAATTATAGTTTCAAAACAATTATTTTACAGTCATATTCAAAACTCAATGTATTTTAATACAACTTATAGTGAAAGCACTAAACAGTGCCATTAATATCATATTCATATTAGAGATTATTTACCTTTTTGCTAATATTGACATCTCTAAGTTAAGCAACATTACACACTGTTATCTAACCTTAAAACAGCTGGTATAGTTTAACCTAAATGATGTGTATATTCTTAATTAGTATAAGAGTAAAATCCAACAcaattttttctcttattttcttaaACAATCAAACAATGTCCAAAATTCACTATTTTCCGCTTCCACATATTTTTTCGTTCATTCTTTCCATTAAACCAAACAACGAGTAAATGAAAGGAGCTAGATTAGTACATTTgcattaagaaaaatataaacaaaatggAGACACACGAGAAAGCTCCATTAGACAAACATGTCTTCCACCATCCAAAAAGTGTTTCACAGACTATTACATCAATTTAACAATCTATGTCATTTtttaaaagaagcaaaaagaaataATGATTATGTGATAAGTGGTTGTGCTTAAGGTTCTGTTTAGCATACGGCATcgtatgttttggatgaaaagtGAAGCAGGAAAGCACATTGGAATAAGGGGGAAAAAATAAAGAGGATGAAGGTATTATTCATAGGGTAACATTTTTTTCCATCATTCTCTTCTTGGGTGGAAAGGAAGGAATCTCCTTTCTTTTGCTACTCGCAACATAGATACAATTTAGTTAACAACAATGTTAAATTCTCCTTATACATCCTCCTTATTCTTCTCCTAATTTCTAAACAAAAAAGACTTGtgcttattttctttgtttaaaagtTAGGAGGAAGATTAGGAATATGCTTATATATGCATATCAATATTAACATCACTCTGTATTTAATGACCTTCATGTCCTTCCTTTTTCTATTTGATGATACTAAACAAGGAGATAAATCTTTGACCTTTTTCTTATGTCTCGGTTGTATTTCTTTCTTTTACTCTTCCTTCATATATTAGGAAAATTTTGAAGTGTACCATTCAGTCATTTTTAACCGtcgatcttaattataaaaatatatatataatatatataattaagatcaattcTTAAAAATCACTGATACACCGGTATGACGGTACACTTGAAAATCTTCCCATATATTATTAGTACCAACCAGGCCCTAGCTACATTTTGAAGCATCTTGTAGAAGGTTATTCTGTCTACCTAACACGGATGTAATGATACTATCAACTAATTTTATATTGGTAATAACTTTAATGCATCAAGCTAAACCAGGTTCACCATGAATCAAGATAATGTGATGGTGTAGAATTAGAagttattatatataatatatatgctAAGATCTATACCATTAATTTACTTTAATGCATGATACACCAAGTTTATCTTTGTGCATCATTGCATTGTCCTTATGTGCAATTGTCAGTGTCAGTTAAAAGCACCAAAAAATTTAGACGTACACTAAGTTTCCAGGAAAAATCTTAGTATTTATGCAATCGAATCTTAAGCTCATTAAGTACATTGCCTACTACCAAGGAGAGGCTATGTACCTTTTACATAGTGGTTAATATGATGATGTTCTAGCCTTCTAGAGCATCCACTTCCTGCAGAAATATTAAAAGTGAAACTTGTAGATTCCATTGTACTAATAGAAGTACAAGAGCATGAAGATGAAAGAGGAAAAGGGTAAGAAAaggagagggaagaagaaaaagcagCTATGTTCTTGTACTAACACAAGAACAGAGTTATGCAGAATTTGGGGCCAAAATTTACAAAAAGAATATCAAATATGTTCATGGTACTATATATTTACTTCAGACATGTGCATTAGATGGGTGTTTTGTCATTCTTCTTGGTCTCTTTCGTTCTTTTCCTTTCAGATGCGTTGGCCTTTAAATCATTGGAGAAGGTCCTCAAATAGCTAGAGATATGTTCATTTCGGTGAGCTGAATGAAACCAAAATATATGAGATTAAAGAATACAGCTGCAAACAAAAACAATTTTTTGTGTTTTAGAAAAAGGACAAGTCAACCACCCAGAAAACCAGTCACAGATGATGAAACTCACCAGAAAGTATGACATCTTCCATGTTCACACATTTACGATTCGCATGCTGTGCAAATATCTGAAGATCCTTGGCCAGCCCCTCTGCTCATAAACATATTAGCTTAATTCATTAGTTCAAGTGAGAGTTGCTAGACAGTTATTAGCTGAAATATTGAATGACCTTGAACTATAAGATCTCAAaaagcaaataaaaaaaattgataattgaGGCTTCAACCCGCCTAATAAtgtgaattattttatttgtaaTGAACTAAAAGAAACTTTCCTCACCTCAGTACTCTTTGTTGTATATTTACGGACACTCCTGATATTCTGTTATTCTAAGTATCTGATGGTAATGCTATCCTATGATATAAAGTAGTTATTGTAAGGGTTGAACTGCTATTAACAACAACATACGACTTAGTGGTTGATTCTTGCATCCATCTCAATTAAAAGTGGGTTAAGCttttagatttaaaatttttcgatATTAAAAACTTGAATAAGTCAATCATGCTGAGACAAAATCAGATGATTTTAAGATTCAAATCAGGTTACATTTCATGTTTTATGTAAATCTCTCGACCTTGCATACAACTGAATAACCGTGAAATTTGTAAAGCGACGGTGCATATATATCTAACTAAAGGTAAGATGTAGCAACAGAAATTGGTTATAAACCGCTAAAACAAAATCGGTTAAGGAAAAAACTGATAAAAGGTTACCTGTAAACTTGAATGCCAAATCAGCGACGCAAGAGACTACGACTTTCGATATTTCCATGCCACTCTTACGTGCTGCGAAGCAAAGTTTGGGAATCATTAGGAACTCAAATTTTCTGTTTCAACTGTTGAAAATTCGTTGAAACAAAGTAACAGTGGTGTAATTGAAGTGCGTGGAAACTGAATTGAAGGTTTTACCTTCGGATTCGGCGATGGAGATTGCGGAGAGTCTGAACCTATCGCGCAAGAGCCTCGCTTCGGAGTcatgttcttcttgttcttctcctCTTTCGATTTCGCTGCTGCTACCACACACTACGCGATCCATTGCCATTTGCTTCTATTTTCGGATTCTCTTTCAATTGTGGCGCTCTTTTGTTTTGGAATGGAGGGAAATGAAAATAGTCCCGGACTAAGAGAAAGGGTACTGAGCTTCTGTTTAAACTATGGGCCTGATTATTGGGCCTCGAACCAATGAACAGTTAACCGGTCCAAAGCAATTCGGGGATTCGGCTCATAAAATGTTCACTTGATTCTACAATTTTTCCGTGCAAACAATtagggctgcacatggatcggataatatccacatatccgcggtaattatccgcatccgatccgaattttgcggatattatccgatctgcagagccatcggatcggatcggatccgcactatggtcggatcggattgcggatttggcagtgatatccgcggatccaatccgcaaatccgcatatccgcacatcacatataaatagcatagtttaagaaaataaaccctaatgtgatatgaattttagtgtgttatttatgaattttatgatattttgtttttaattatttatgttgtacttcaacttagaataattaaacttaaatcttgtgttattattttatttttgttattcaaaagaactattattgataatattttagaagTAAATAGGTTTAAACagataaaaaatgaattttttgaatttttttgtaaaaatagtcaaatagaatcttaaaatagttttttttttttttaattacgcggatatacccgatatccgatccgatccgatccgcaagtatgcggatcggatccggcctaaaaaaatgcggatatcgtatccgatccgatccgatccataTGCAGCCCTACAAACAATGCTCTAAACGAAGAAGAAAAAGTAATAAATAAATTGATACTGTAAACCAACATGAGTTCATCGAGTAATTAGGTTGTTTTTGTTTGTTGAGATATGGACACTAATTATTAGTTGCGATAGTATATATTTACCGTTTGTTTGTTGAGACACGGATTTAAATAGATACGGTGGTACACAGATACACACAAAATACATGTATTTAGTGTTCTTCATGAGACAGGGAGACACAATGCATAAGACACAAAATTACCCTTCTATCCCTAATTACTTTTAAAATTACCAATACATAAGACACAGAAGGTAAAATTGACATTTGATTTATACATATGTGTCTTGTACATTATTATCAAACACATTACTAAATTTGTGTATCTTTATGTCTATATATCTTTATATATTTGTGTATGTATTTATGTGTCTCAAAGACACTAATCAAACTCAGACATTAGTTTACCTATctgtttaaataattattaaaaatttaaattccgTCTTATCATCTGTCCTTAAATAATTATTAGAGATTCAAATTCCGTAATATATATGTAACAACCTATCAGCAAACAAGAGACCATTTTCAATGCTCAAATTAACTTCTAGTGTTTCAAGTTAATGTCTAGGAATTGAGAAATTATCTTTTCTAGAATAATACTAAGATCCTTTTATATCATGCAGTGGTTCATTTAATTTTCCATCTAAATAGGACGTAAGGAAGCGACCAATGAGTACAAGGATATACGATAGTACTGGCATGTTGATCGTCGTAGGATTTAGGTTTTaggttttcattttcattttctatAATTACTTTCTGTAAATGAAGTAtagttttattttcattgcaAATGAAAATAACCCAGAAAATGGTTTATTCTGGGGGATTTAAAACTGTCCAACGCTAAAAAAGATCGCACAACGAATTGGAAACTTTGTAAAGACTAACTTGATTGAGCAAAAATAGAGCACGTTTACATGAACAAAATTCCGTTGAATACTTACATGGTTAAATTTCAATAATGTTACAACATTAGCTTACTGCAGTATGGCTTTTCACTGCACGCTTCATAAACAGTTATAATcctgtaaaaagaaaaaaataaaagaggtaAAACAGATAAATACACATAATATATTGACTGGTTTAACTTGCGTTGTTCCTACTAGATTACCAAATTAAATAAGAATAAAGAGAAACTAGATAGAAGTGCCGAGAAATCCTCACCAGATAACTGGCCTTATGAAATTATATGATGGCATGCTGCTGtggttaataaaaaaaatgtctATTCAAGCTGAAATTTTCATGCTGTGTTGCAAATCCATATCGCGATAAATGTGCCACTTTTTGTATCTCGAATCTCCGATTAGAACAGGTCTAAGCCGCGGGGCAGTAGTGCAACTCAAACAACAACATCCCCTTAGGTCCTTTACACATTGACTGCAGCATCTGCAACAGAAAAGGTTAAAATTCTTAAACATGGATGAGTTGTATTTTGAATTGAAGGTAAAACATAAACAACCAAAGGAAAATGGCAGGCTAATGCTGTGTTAAAGAGGAGTCTTACAAAAACAGCAAATTACAGTCAAGATTTGCACAATTCCTGTGTCTCAATTCGCTGACTTCTGAACTACATAGGTAGCATTTTGCAAACTTATCAACTCCAGAAATTTGGGTCATGTCTGCTTCAGTTGTGGCCTGGGGATAGTACACAGACGGAGGGAGAGAGAGACGAGAGTCAAATACAAATAAGTTTCCTACCCATTTTGCAGGACCTTCATTCTTTAAATAGTGAGAAACACCTCCTTTCAAGGTATACAAATTCTGAAATCCTTGCTGCCTGCCAAACAGCATCAAACCAAAAGGCCGAAATTAACATGAAAAGATGGGGAAACAAAGATGAAATATCAATTTCGTAAGTAAAATTGTTTTCCTAATCCAAAGGAGATATAGCAGGCAGGGCTCACATACTATTACTAGTATAAAGAGGTAGAATTGTATAAAGAGGGATACCAAAGCGGAAGAATTGTTCCACACAAAAAAAAGGCGGAAAAATTGTGCGTATAAAAGgttaaaaatattgaaaaagaagCACATTAAGAATAGAAACTATGAAATAATAATTACCTTAGTATTGTAGAATATACATCACAGCGAATCCCTCCAGTGCAATACATCAATATGTTTGTGTTTTCTTTATCTACATTTGATAAAGGATCTGATGCAGAGATCTGAAAGAGGCATATGAAAGTGTATTACATTAATACGTATCAATGGACAGATAGATATAGaaaccttttaagttttaacCAGTGCTTCATATGATACCAACTGGTTAAGCTACCTTAGATACATTTCCCAGCATTTATATACTGCCCTCAACTGTTTATTACACTGAGGATGTAGAGCTAAAATTCAACTCAGTAGTTAGTACAGCATAGATCAGTCCGACAACGGTTATgtgacaattttttatttatggacCTGAACCTATGAGACTGAAAAAGGTTGTCAATTAAGAGAGGGTGGTAATATTTGTCCTATAATGTTTTATATTCATTTAATATTTCCATCATGTTTTGAACATTACCTTGATGTTGATTCAGTGAGGTGAATGTACCTCAATCCCTATCGTATTCGTGAGTGATTCTAATCCAGTTCTAATCAAATCACAAACTCTTAGCACAAAAAGATTTTATGAATTTGAACTATGCTAGATAAAGCTTAggaaagaaaaattatattatttctctGATTAATGAATAAAAAACTCTTATACCATGATAACATATCAATACTAAATCATTGACATTAGGTGATTAGGACATCAAATAATGATCCTACCTCTTGTTGAGACATACCAAATGAAGTACTCCTAAAGCAGTCCACATTAGGTCGTTGGGCCCCATTAAAATGTCCAATATCCCACTCATAACCTGATTAACAGCACTAATTTATTCATCCTCAAAAATATAACCATAAAAACTATAAATATTTCAGATAGTATGTAAAGAATGGCAAATACAGGTAGTTAAAAATTCCAATGAGAAATACAGGTATACTCATCAAAGTGCTGTAGAACCGTACCATTTCTTACATCCAATAGAATGTAATTCCTCTTTAGATATTCTTTTGATGTAAGATCATTTTTATTGGTTGGTTCCAATCTATTTCTCCATTCTGAAGGTTCTAAAGGTATTGCCCGCATTGAAGGATCAAGCAATGGAAGATGTGATACGCCACCTTCAACCTGTAAACAAATGAGAAGTCATAAGTTGATAGTAGTGTTTTAAAACCACTGCCACCTAACTCATCCCAAACATAGGGACACTTGGGGAAGAGAAGCATACAGAGTTGTTTTAAAGCTTCAACACAGGGAAACCCCAAGTAGATGAGATttcaaaacaataataataaaatgaaaaagaaaaaatcaatgATACTTGCATAAAATAAATGGTAACACAAATATGAGTTTAAACTGTAAGAAAATTTCTATGCAGTGCATATATCCCCTTACCTGTACTAATGAGGGCTTATACCGCAACTTCAATTTTGGAAAGGCATGTCCATTTTGTGATGGAGATATCTGAACCAGGATATCTGAAAACCTCTTATCCTCTCTCAACCAGTTGACATATTTCAGTGCATCTTTTGATGGTCCACTAAACTGTAATCATATTACATCAGTGGAATTGAATGACATACTCAGACTCTGTTACACTGAAGGAAGCCTAATGGGTACTGTGTAAACACTGAAATAAGCCAACTAAATTTTTATGGtgcaacatagttagaaccatcGCATGTATTTTCAATCAATAAAATAGCTCAAACAATTGTATGAAAAGAGATAGACCCAAAATGTGGTAAAGCTCCACTTTCAAAAGGGGCACCCAAAGTTCATTGATGAGGAAACagaaagaaaagagtaatatCCCAAATCACTTCCCAAGAAAATTTTAGTCGAACAATTTAATCCTCAACAAATTTAATCACCAAATCAGTccttaactttttattttgttaGAGAAATCAATCCTTACCTCAAATTTTGGTAAGCAGTTACACAAATCAGTCTCTATTGTTATTCAATAAAGACATACAGTCCCTAAAAACTTTTTAAATCCTCATATCAATCCCTCGGTCCCTCCATATAGACGAATAAAGCCCCGCTTTCAAAAGAGACAGCCAAAGTTCATTGGtgaggaaacaaaaagaaaaatttaaccCTTGGAAGAAATTAGTAAGCACAGAGCAGCATTTGTGTAAAATAAAGCATTAAAACTAACCTGCGCATTAATCCCTTGTTCATTCAAATAAACTCTTCCATTGATGTCAAGATTGAGACCCTGTCAACAGACTTACAATGAATTTTGGGACTAAAACTAAATAACTAGAAATTTCATGCTGCGTTTCTCATCATTATTAACTAATACATTGTGTATCGTGCTGCTAATCATTAT
The DNA window shown above is from Arachis ipaensis cultivar K30076 chromosome B08, Araip1.1, whole genome shotgun sequence and carries:
- the LOC107612213 gene encoding centromere protein S-like isoform X2, with product MAMDRVVCGSSSEIERGEEQEEHDSEARLLRDRFRLSAISIAESEARKSGMEISKVVVSCVADLAFKFTEGLAKDLQIFAQHANRKCVNMEDVILSAVFFNLIYFGFIQLTEMNISLAI
- the LOC107612213 gene encoding centromere protein S-like isoform X1, with protein sequence MAMDRVVCGSSSEIERGEEQEEHDSEARLLRDRFRLSAISIAESEARKSGMEISKVVVSCVADLAFKFTEGLAKDLQIFAQHANRKCVNMEDVILSAHRNEHISSYLRTFSNDLKANASERKRTKETKKNDKTPI
- the LOC107614116 gene encoding rhodanese-like domain-containing protein 8, chloroplastic, whose product is MGWLSSYAGAVALALAPTIAPSFHSTHTLFFQQFPNPLFKCHTFSTLSLTYRKLLLAPPCHALRAAAQPSRDDYDDSDFVVVNFYHFVFIKDPQAEVTKHLSFLEGLNLDINGRVYLNEQGINAQFSGPSKDALKYVNWLREDKRFSDILVQISPSQNGHAFPKLKLRYKPSLVQVEGGVSHLPLLDPSMRAIPLEPSEWRNRLEPTNKNDLTSKEYLKRNYILLDVRNGYEWDIGHFNGAQRPNVDCFRSTSFGMSQQEISASDPLSNVDKENTNILMYCTGGIRCDVYSTILRQQGFQNLYTLKGGVSHYLKNEGPAKWVGNLFVFDSRLSLPPSVYYPQATTEADMTQISGVDKFAKCYLCSSEVSELRHRNCANLDCNLLFLCCSQCVKDLRGCCCLSCTTAPRLRPVLIGDSRYKKWHIYRDMDLQHSMKISA